The genomic DNA GTTCAGATCGGTCGGTTCGCAGACGATTGCAAACTGAGGATTTTCCGGCAGCAACGCCGATCGCTGTGCGGCGGGCAGGGCGAGTCGGCGAGCCAGTTCTGCGGCTCCTTTTTGTGTCCGCTCCTCATCGCACGTGAACGACAGGATCACCGGTGCGTGGTCGCCGGCAAGCGGGATCAAGCGGAGCGCGGTGGCCAGCATCGCCGCCATCGAACCTTTCACATCGCAGGTGCCGCGGCCGTATAAACGACCTTCCTTTTCGATCGCGTCGTAGGGATCGACGATCATCCCCGCGACGGGAACGGTGTCTTGATGGGCATCCAGTAGAACTGTGGGGCGGTTCGGATCCCCGTCGATGCGAGCGACAACATTTCCACGTTGAGATTCGATTTCGTGGTACTCGTAGGGTAAACTGTGTTCCTTGCAGAACTCACACAGCCATCGGCTGACTCCCGCCTCATACCAACCGTCGCCAACCGGTTCGTGCCCCATCGGATTCTGACTGGGGATCGCGATCAGTTGTTTCAGAATCGACAACGGTGTCTTACTAGCAATCACTGGAAGCCTCTCATGCGAAATAACGGTTCTACTACGTCCGCCTCAATGGCTGTTGATGATAAGGTCTTCTCCGCGGTTCGGCTATCGCGGCGTCATTTGCTCGGGGCCGCGGCGGCGACGACCGCGCTGGCGGCGACGAACCGCTTGGCGATCGCAGCGGATGGCAAGTCGGACGGCTACATCGACGCACACGTTCACGTTTGGACGCCCGATACCAACAAATATCCGTTGGACAAGGCATACGACAAATCGTCGATGCAGCCGGCTAGCTTTACGCCTGAACAATTGATGGCTCACGCGAAGCCGGCGGGTGTCAATCGGATCGTGCTGATCCAGATGAGTTTTTATGGCGTCGATAATTCGTACATGTTAGACGTGATGGCCGCGCATCCGGGCCGGTTTTCCGGCGTCGCGGTGATCGACCCGGCTGACAAGCCGCGGCAGACGATGCGGCAGCTGAAGTCGCAGGGCGTGCGAGGCTTCCGAATCGTGGCCGGTAAGCAACCGGCGGATCAGTGGCTCGATAACCCTACGATGCACAAGATGTGGTCGATCGCAGCGGATGAGGGGCTGGCGATTTGTCCGTTGATGAACCCCGAGTACCTGCCGGCTGTCGATGCGATGTGTGCCAAGTATCCCAAGACACGCGTCGTCGTCGATCACTTTGCCCGGATCGGCGTCGATGGCAAGATCCAAGATGCTCAAGTCGAAGCGCTCTGTCGCTTGGCACGCCACGAAAATGCCTACCTCAAAGCTTCCGCGTTTTATGCGCTCGGCAAGAAGCAAGCTCCTTATACCGACTTGGGGCCGATGATCCATCGCTGCATGGACGCCTACGGCAGCCAGCGGATGATGTGGGCCAGCGATTGCCCCTACCAAGTCGAAGAAGGGCACACGTATCAAGAATCGATCGATCTGATCCGCGAAAAGCTCGACTTCTTGAGCGACCAAGACCGCGCCTGGATGCTCGGCAAAACCGCCGAAAAGGTCTTTTGGAGCTAGTCCTCGAGCGGTCTCACGGCGCGGGAGATTTGCCTTCTGCGCGCGACGGCACGTTTGGTAGTGGCGAGTTGCTGCCGCCGCTCCGCGGCTGACGCGCTTGTTTAGGGCGTACGGTTCCGCGGGCTGCGCCCACGGCTAAATGCTGCCATCGCTTCGCGATTCATTTCCTCCGCCGCGAAGCTGCGAAAGCATCTAGCTGCGGGTGTAAACCCGCAGCCCAAACGCAGTTCGGCGCGGCTGAACGATCGCGTTGGGAGCAAGCTCAGTTCATCGCCGAAGCTTCCGCATCGACTTCCGATTCGGGACCGGAGTCTTGGATATAGGTTCGTCCGCGATACATGTAGGCCACGATGATGAACAGGAACGCGGCGACTAGCATCAGGCCGGTGAAGAACCAGTAGTAGGATGCGCCTGGCAATTTCGAGCTGCCATCTTCGTTGGAGATCACCGCGTTGACACCGGCGGTGATGAAGTTGCCCAGCGAAACCGAGAGCATGTAAAAGCTCATGATGATGCTTTTGATGCTATTAGGGGCTTGGGTGTAACTGAATTCCAAGCAGGTGATCGAAACCATCACCTCCGCCGCCGTCAGGATGATGTAGGCCAGTGCCTGCCAGCCGATGCTTGGCGTGTCGCCATTTTGGATCGCGGTTTCGATCAACGCGCTGATCGAGAAGGCACCGACGGTCAGAAACATCCCGATCCCAACGCGTCGCAGGGGTGTCAGGGGGAAGATTTTGGTGATCGTTGGATAGATCAGATAGCTGAAGGTGGGAACGAGGATCAGGATCAAAAACGGGTTGGCCGCTTGGATCTGGCTCGACAGCAATTCAAACCCGAGGATCGTGCGGTCCATGTGATTGGCTTGCAAGACCCAAGCGCTTGCCGTTTGATCGAACAGACTCCAGAAGACCGCAACAAGAATGTAGATTGGCGCCAGGTTGAGGAGTGCTTTGAGCCCGTCGCCGGTGAAGGCGTCTTTGAAGACGACCGCTCCACGCGCGGGAATGTGGACGAATCGATTTCGCCCCATCCAGAACAGGAAGGTCGCAACTGCCATCAAGATGCCGGGGACACCAAAAGCGACTTGCGGTCCGAAGCGGTCCAGCAGCCACGGCGTCAGCAGCGTCGATGCAAAAGCGCCCAGGTTGATCGCCACGTAGAACCAACCGAAGACCTTCTCCAGCATGTGCGAGTTCTTGCTGCCAAATTGATCGCCAACGTGGGCCGAGACGCACGGTTTGATCGCTCCGGTGCCAAACGCGATCAGCCCGAGGCCAACCGCCAGGCCGATCCGGGTTTCATTCAGCGCCAACGCCAGGTGGCCGAAACAGTAGAGGATCGAGAGCCAGAGGATCGTCTTGTATTTACCAAACAGCCAGTCGGCGACGAAGGCACCGATCAGCGGCGTGAAGTAGGCGGCCATCACAAACACGTGGACCCAGAACTTGGCGTCCCCTTCGCTCATCGGATCGGTTTCGCCATTGCCGCCCAGCAGGTACGTGGTCATGAAGACGGTCAGGATCGCCTTCATGCCGTAGAAGCTGAACCGTTCGGCCGCTTCATTGCCGACGATGTAAGGGATGCCCGGGGGCATCGTATCGATCGGATAGGGAGTCGTTTGGAATTTTTGATTGGTTGGTTGGCTGGCGTTACTCATCGATCCCTCAATCGTCAGGTGGGCTCAGGCGGGAAGCTTGGCGTCAATGCTGATGTTAATGATAGACCAGTTGCGTGGCGATACCAGCAGCGGGACAGGAAGGGAGAACTCTTGGAATCGTCAGCCAAGCTGCTGTGGGCGATCCGTTGGAGCTGCGATGGCAAAACGCAGCGCGTTAGACTGCGACTTCCGGGGCGCCCACCAGAGTCGGCTGTTTGCCGTCGTGGAAGTAGACGCGGTTGCGCCCCATGCCTTTGGCGGCATACAACGCTTCGTCGGCGCGGCGGACGATCGGGCCGATCAGTAGGTCGTTGCGGCATTCGGCCACCCCGATACTGATCGTAAATTGAATGCTTTGTTCTCCCACGGTCACCGTTTGGTTGGCAACGATTTTGCGAAACCGGTCCAGTCGATCGGCGGCAACGCGTAGCGGAGTAGGCATCAAGGCGACAAACTCTTCGCCACCAAAGCGGGCAACCATATAGGCCCCTTCAATGTGGTTGGTCAGCAGTTGGGCCATCTGCCGCAGCACGGCGTCCCCTTCGGGGTGCCCGTAGCGGTCATTGATCTGTTTGAAGTGATCGACATCGATCATCGCGATCACAAATCCGGGGCCCCCTTTTTGCCACGCAGAGAACATTTCATCGAGCCGTTGATCGACGGCGCGGCGATTGGGCAGTTGGGTTAGCGCATCGGTTCGGGCTTCCGAGATGTACGCCTCGATCGAACGGGTTTGTTTCTCCAGTTGCCGCTCGGCATCGTCGAGACGTTGCTTCAGCGATTGGTTGCTGGTCATGATGTCGTCGAGTACTTTAACGATTGGCGTCGTCTGCGGATTCCCCGCTTCGATCGTATCTTGGACGACGCGCGCGGCGGAACTGAGTTCGTCTTGATAACGGGTGACGTTCCCTGAGTACTCACTTGTCCATTGGCTAAGGGCATCGATGATGCCCAGCAGTTCGGCCCCTTGCAGCGGCGCGGTTGCATCGCGACGGCCACGACGACGACCCCAGGCATAACCGGTCCAGCCACCCAGGGCGAATAGCAGTGCGCCGACACAAACGCCGATCAAAAAAATGGTGGCTTGGCTAAGCGGCACTGCAATCACACTCCTGGATAAGCGTCGTCATCTAAATGAAGCTGGCCCGCCGGAAGCTTTGTGGCATCGGCAGTCAGCCCGTGGTCTATTCGTTTGCGGACAGGTTGCGGATCTCGTGCCGGAAGGCTCCCCCGCCGTCGATATGTTCGCCCCGCGCGATCACAACGATCCCGCTGTCGGTGATCATAAACCCGCGTGCTCGATCCGCTTCGACGTCGTGGCCGATCGTCGTTTCGGGCGGAATCACGACGCCTTTGTCGATGATCGCTCGTCGGATCTTGGCTCGGCGACCAACCTCGACTCCTTCAAATACGATGCTGTCTTCCACGTCGGCGTAGCTGTTCACGCGAACGCCCGGGCTGAGGATGCTGCGTCGCACGTGCCCACCGCTGCAGATCGAACCCTGGCAAACGATCGAATCGAGCGCTTCACCGCGGCGATCCATATCCCCTTCGCTACCGAAGACAAACTTCGGTGGCGGCATGTTGGGTTGATACGTCCGGATCGGCCAGTCGTTATCGTAGAGATTCAACTGCGGATCGACGGTGATCAGATCCATGTTCGCTTCAAAGTAAGCATCCAAGGTGCCGACGTCGCGCCAGTAGGCATCGCGTTTGCGGTTTTCGTCGCGGAATGGAAACGCAAAGACGCGATGGTCGCCGATCACCGAGGGGATGATGTCGTTGCCAAAATCGTGACGGCTGCCCGAGAGGGTGGCGTCGCGACACAATTCTTCAAACAGGAAGCGAGCCGAAAAGACGTAGATTCCCATCGATGCCAAGCAGTGCTGGTCGTCGCCGGGCATCGTTTGTGGGTGTTCGGGTTTCTCTTGGAAACCGATCACGCGGTTGTCCTCGTTGATCTGCATCACGCCAAACTGCTTCGCCGATTCGCGATCGACTTGCAACGCACCGATCGTCAGGTCGGCTTTGGTCTGAATGTGGAAATCGACCATCGATTCGTAGTTCATCTTATAGATATGATCGCCCGCCAGGACGACGACATAATCGGGCCGCTCGCGCTCGATCGCATAGATGTTTTGGTAGACCGCGTCGGCGGTTCCCTGATACCACTGATCGTCGATCCGTTGTTGCGGTGGAACGACGTCGATGAATTCACCCAGCTCACGGCAGAAGTAGGGACGCCAGCCGAGGTTGATGTGGCGGTCCAAACTTTGCGCCTTGTACTGCGTCAACAGCAGCAGTTGCCGCATGCCGCTGTTGAGGCAATTCGAGAGAACAAAGTCGATGATCCGATACAGCCCGCCAAAGGGGACCGCCGGCTTCGCGCGGTCGCGTGTCAAAGGCTCCAACCGCGAGCCTCGACCGCCAGCCAAAATGACCGCCAGTGTATTTTGCATTTTTCCAATCATGTTGCCGCCTCTCCGTTGTACAGTCCGTCGGTTGCAAGAGCACTCCCACGTAATGTATCGGTTTCTTGGCAAGCGATCCAACACGGTGATTGCATTGGAAAGCCTGTGCAATGGGACGCAAAATCGCTCTCAAATCGGGGCGCGCGGTAGCCATGGGCGAATCGAGCCCACTAAATGCAAAAGCATCACTCCAACGCTAAGGATCAAGCCCTTCGGGAATACCGTCGGGAAATACCGATCGTAACACCTCTTGGATATAAGCTTGTCGATTAGCCGGTTTGGGATGCGTGCTCATCATTTCCGGCGGTCCGTTCCCGCCGGTCGCTTCGTCGAGGATCTCCATCACGCCCAGCATCGCCCGCGGATCGTATCCGGCTTGCGCGGTCAGCAGCACGCCCCAGCGATCGGATTCCAGTTCGTCGTCGCGGCCATATTTCATGTTCAACATCTGGCCGATCGCTTGGGCCAGATGAGCCGAACTGATGTCGCCGCCAGCAACGCCCGCCGCGCCGACGAGGCCGCTGGTCAGTTTCTGTTTCGCCAACCGCTGCGCACCATGGCGGCTGAGAACGTGCCCGATCTCATGCCCCAGAACGCCGGCCAATTGCCCTTCGGTCTGCAGCCTGCTGTACAAAGCCGCAGTGATAAACACCTGTCCGCCGGGCAACGCAAAGGCGTTGATCGTTTGCGGATCTTTCAGCAGATGGAACTCAAATTGAAACGGATTGGTTCCTTGTTTCACGCGGACGTAGTCGTCCAGCCCGCGCAACAGCCGCCCGCCGACTTGGTCGACGTGCGCTCGGGCCTGCGGATCGGGATGCAGTCCGCCGTGTTGAGCTGCCATTTCGGGGGCGGCTTGCAAACCAAGCGCGATCTCTTGATCGGGGCTCATCGCCACTCGCTGCTTTTCGCCCGTGATCGGATTGCGTTGCCCGGTCGACAGATACGAGATGAACGAGAACAACGCCAATCCCACTGCGATCATCAATCGCAGCTTCAGACCGCTGTTGCTGCGGCGACCAAATCCAAAAGGCATTCCCAAATCCTCCAATCCAAATCAGGCGTCGAGATCCAACGGTTTCGACGTATCTTCTGCCACTGGCCGCGGCCGAGCCCTTCCGGGTGCGTTGGTCAAAAAACGACCGAACAGCAATGTGTGCATGATTTCCAACAACAGCCAACCCAAGAACCCAACAAACGTGCTGGCGACAAGATTCAGCGGGATCACCAGGAACAGTCCCAGTGCAAACGCGACGTATCCCAGATGCGCCGGCCAGTCGATCGGGAAGTGGAAATCGACAGCTACCAGAATCACCGCTGCGGTGAACAAGCCGACGATGACGGATGGATTATTCAACCATTCCAAAAGTTCCATCGTGTCCACTGCTTGTCCCTTCCATTTTGTCAGCCGATGTTTTCGCAGCCATGTTTGCATCCACATTTTGGCCGGCCACATTGGTGATACGGTCGGCCGATCTTAAAAGTATGCCGTTGACGGGCGACGCTGAACAGTTGTGTACCGCAGGGTTGCCGGTGAAAATACTCGGCGGGGGCGGTGAGCCATGGCCCCAAAGAAGTGTCCCGATCCAGCGTCGATTTCAGTGATCGCTATTCGATTACATGAGTACCGCACGCTTGCATCGGTTTCGAAACCAATCACCGCAGAGACAAAACGATGCAAATACTTCCCCCTTACTTATTGATGCAAAACCGAACCGGCGGTTAAGCCCCGAGTGCTGCGGGGAGACAAATGGTCTCGCCGAACATGAATCGATTGCAGGTGATCGATAACGGAACATGATGGTGTGGCTGGCGGCTGAGGATCGTGTTCTCAATATGTTTATGTAGACGACGCGACTTTGGTGGAAGGTTGGGAATGTTGTGGGATTCACTCGGTCACAAAGGAAATGAAAATGCGTATTGCAGGCTGGATTTTAAGTGGGTTGATCGTGGCGTTTCTGATTTTCGGCAGCGCTGTCGGCAAATTTGTCGAATGGGAGGGGAAGGCCGAGATGTTCGCCCATCTCGGCTACACGTCGGATCTGATCATGAAGATTGGGATCGTCGAAGTCGTGCTTGCACTGTTGTTTCTGGTTCCACGTACAGGATTTTTGGCTGCAATTTTATTGACCGGCTATCTCGGGGGGGCGATCGCGACCCATGTCCGCGTCGGCGATCCGTTCTACTTCCCGATGCTAATCGGCGTCCTCCTTTGGATCGCATTGGGGCTGCGTAGGCCCGCTGTCTTTGCACTCGCCTTTGGCAGCAACGAGCCCTGCGGCGAGACGAATCGTTCGATCCCCGTCGAATGATGGGGGACCCTGTTTTTCCTAGCCGCCTCCATCGGGCGGGCTGTGCGATGGAGGCGTTCCCGCCTCAGAGCACTCGGCTGTTAGGGGGCGAGGTGTCGTACTATTTTTGCTGTGACGCAATGGCCGCATGGGGTATATTCGACCCCAGCGGCGCACGACGCCACCCCAGCAGCGCGATTCACTGAGACGGACAGGGGACGGCGGCGTTGGTGTTTGTGAAGCCATGAATCCTTGGAGTCTGGTTATGAGTTCGGCCAAGAGTCGGTTGGGTGCAACGAGGTGTTGTGGTCCGGTTTCACGTCGTTCGTTTTTGGAATTTGGCGGGGTTGCGGGAGTGAGCGGTCTTGGGCTTGGCAATTTATTGCAAGCCCGTGAGGCCACGGCTGCGTCGGTGGGCCGAACGCCGCAAGACACGTCGGTGATCTTTGTGTGGTTGCCGGGAGGTCCACCGCACATGGAGACCTACGATATGAAGCCCGATGCGCCGAGCGACTATCGTGGGCTGTTTTCGCCGATCAAAACGAACGTCCCTGGTTTGGACGTGAGCGAATTGTTGCCGATGCATGCCAAGATCGCCGACAAGTTCAGCTTGATCCGCTCGATTCATCACGACTTCGCCGACCATGGTGGAGGACACAAGCGTTTCCTCACCGGTCGCGATCCGGCCAAGCCAACAGGATTTGTCAATGACAGTCCCTGTGTCGGATCGATGGCTTCGTTGGACTTGGAACATCGTCGTCAGACCGGTGGGCTGCCGAACTACGTCGTTCTCGGGTCAGGTCGGGTAAACAATGTCGACACGTTCAGCTTCGGTTCGGCCTATCTTGGCAACCACACCCATCCGTTTCGAATCTCGACCGATCCCAACAAAGATGACTTCCAGGTCCCCAACATTAGCATCGACCAATCGATGTCCGATCGATTGAGCGATCGGGTGGGGTTGTTGCAGCAGATCGACAACCTTCGCCGTGAGATCGATTATCAATCGTCGATGCATAGTATGGACAGTTTTCGGCAAAAAGCGGTTCAGATGTTGACATCGACCCGCGTTCGCGAGGCGTTTGATATGTCTCAGGAAAGCGATTCGGTGCGCGATCGATTTGGACGCCACGGTTGGGGGCAGCGCGCGCTGTTGGCCCGCCGCTTAGTCGAACGTGGTGTCCCGTGGGTGACGGTGGTGATGGAGAATCCCTATCAATCGGGGATCTCGATGCCCCAATACGGCACCTATAACTGGGATTCGCATGCCGTGAATTGTCACTTGTTCGACGACGCCAAAATTCGACTGCCGATCTACGACAACACGATCACCGCGATGATCGAAGATCTGTACGCGCGCGGGTTGGATCGAAAGGTCCTGTTGGTGGTCACCGGAGAATTTGGGCGAACGCCACGGATCAGCCAGCAGGTTGGATCGAAGACGAAGATCTCCCAACCGGGGCGTGATCACTGGCCCCGTGCGATGAGCATGCTTGTGTCGGGGGGCGGGCTGCGGACCGGGCAAGTGATTGGCGCTACCAATAATAAGGGGGAAGAACCCATTCACCGTGCAATGTCCCCTAACGATCTTTGGGCCACGGTTTACCGGCACCTAGGAATCGATTACACGCAGAGCTTCCTCGATCACAGCGGTCGTCCAATGCCAATGCTCCCCTTCGGTGAACCGATTCCCGAATTGATCTGAGCGAATCGTGCGAGTTGCAAAGCGTTCCATTCCTTAGCAGCTGTTGCAGGTTTGGGACCGACGACATCTTCGCGTGGGAACGGCTCGCGTTCTGGAATCTTCCCAACGGTTCGCATGCTTACATGTTGGTCGATGCGGAGGGGAACGAATCGACCGCGGACCGATCGATATCGTTTGGGACTCCAAAAACGTGGCCGGTACGCCGGAGATCGTCAGCGGAATTTTTTGTATCCGTTGTCATCGACACGGCATGATTCCGATTGGCGATTTCGTTCGCAGCGGGAACGCTTTGGAAAGCGCCGAAGCACGGCGGAAGGTGCAGGAGATGTATGCTTCGCAAAGCGAACTCTCTCAGGCGTTGAAGGACTCCCGAGAGGGATACTTGAACAAACTGAAGGCTGCCATCGGAGTCTATTTGCACGTTGGCAAGAACAAGGATCGGCCGATCGAAGAATTTGAGGAACCGATCAGCCGCGTGGCACGCCTGTATGATCGAAATCTCGACTTGGAGTCGGCCGCCCGTGAGTTGGGCTACGAATCGATCAACGACCTGGAAAATCAAGTCTTCAGTGGCGGACTGTTTTCGCTGGGACTGGGGCCGTTAGCGATCGAAGGTGGCACGATCAAACGCGCCGAATGGGAATCGCGCAAAGCAACCGTTTCGGTATTTCAACAAGCGGCTTCGGAATTGCGAATCGGTAGTCCGTTTAACAATTAGCAAAATTGCACGTCGTCAATTTTTTGCGATTGGATGTCCGGTTGCGAATAGGGAATGGCATTCACTCAATTGCGAGCGAACGACGCCGCGGGAAACTGAAAACGAGGAACAAGTATCATGAAAGTTCAGAAATTGATAGCGATTGCCGCTCGATTACTGATCTGTATCGTCTTGGCGCCGGGACTGGCTACGGCAAGCAACGGGTCGCTAGAGGATGCGATTAACAAGCTGTCCGATGATATTGCCGAGTTCCTGGAGTCGCAGGAAAAAGCCTCCGTCGCGATCGGCGAGTTTTCCGGTCCCGACGGCGGTACGGTTGGCCGCTCCATTCAACAGCGATTGAAAGAAAATCGAGTCGCCAAAAAGATTGAAATTCGCAAGCTGGGCGCCCGGATGAAAATCCGAGGCAGCTTTTCACTCGAATCGCAACAAACGTTTTCTGCTCGCCTCGGTCAGTATTCGATATTTCAACCCTGAAGATCTTCCAGAGAATCCTGGCTTCTAAGGTCGAACTGCTCTGGGAAACACACGGCTCCACACGCATTCTCAAGTGTGGGGCTTGCTGGCGTGGGCGAAGACCTGCTTTGTCCAATGATGAAAACTGTTGTCAACAACACCTACCCTTGGAATTGGAGAAGATTGAATGTTAACGCACGTTAAAAAACTTGCTCTTGCAGCGCTCGCTATTGGCATGGTGTCACAGTTTGCGATCAGCGAAGCAGAAGCCGGCTATGGTGGTCGTCAGTACTACAGCAGCTGGTCGTACCAACCCACGCGATCGTATCACTACACACGCTACTACTACAAACCTGTGGTTTCGGCACCGACCTACAGCTACCATTATTGCATCTCGTATCCTTCGCAGCCGCGATACGTGTATTACTACAATCCCCGATCGCAGCAGTACTGGGGACGCTACGACCTGGAGGGAACCGAAGGCGCGCAATACTCTCTGTTAGCTGAGAAGGATCGTAAGAAGAATCTCGAAGACATTCCGGAAAGCGCATTCCCGGCCCCTGCGGCAATGCCCGCGATTCCCGATTCCAAAGACGGGATCGCAATTGAGCCCATCAAAGATAAACCGGGCGATGAACCAAAAGATCTGCCCTACACAAAGTAACGCGTGGTTAACGCGAGTTGCGATGGAAAATTCAAATTGTAAAAACGGGATGTGTCCACATCCCGTTTTTTTGTTCCTGTAATCGATGCGATAAGGGTCGCATGAATCGCCCATTCGGAACGTTTCCAATGGCCACTCGATTCCCGCCGTTCTCGGTCCGCGCCGCAATCGATCGATCGATTGACCCAAAACCGAACCAAAGACGATGTGATTCTGGTTTACCTTTCGGGGCACGGCACGACCGAAGATGGCAACTTCTATTATGTCACCACGAAGGTTAAGTCGAATGATTCACAGGATATCGTTAGCAACGGAGTGCCATGGCAGGAACTGGAGCGGATATCCAGGTTTCAGGGGCGTGTAATTTGGATGCTCGACACCTGCCACAGCGGATCGGTGGTCGACGCCAAGAGCAGTGTACGGAGCGCAAAGAGCACCGGGAATCTGGTCTTTGCCGCCGCCACGGGCAGGGCGGCGGC from Rosistilla carotiformis includes the following:
- a CDS encoding DoxX family protein; this encodes MRIAGWILSGLIVAFLIFGSAVGKFVEWEGKAEMFAHLGYTSDLIMKIGIVEVVLALLFLVPRTGFLAAILLTGYLGGAIATHVRVGDPFYFPMLIGVLLWIALGLRRPAVFALAFGSNEPCGETNRSIPVE
- a CDS encoding amidohydrolase family protein; its protein translation is MAVDDKVFSAVRLSRRHLLGAAAATTALAATNRLAIAADGKSDGYIDAHVHVWTPDTNKYPLDKAYDKSSMQPASFTPEQLMAHAKPAGVNRIVLIQMSFYGVDNSYMLDVMAAHPGRFSGVAVIDPADKPRQTMRQLKSQGVRGFRIVAGKQPADQWLDNPTMHKMWSIAADEGLAICPLMNPEYLPAVDAMCAKYPKTRVVVDHFARIGVDGKIQDAQVEALCRLARHENAYLKASAFYALGKKQAPYTDLGPMIHRCMDAYGSQRMMWASDCPYQVEEGHTYQESIDLIREKLDFLSDQDRAWMLGKTAEKVFWS
- a CDS encoding DUF1501 domain-containing protein → MSSAKSRLGATRCCGPVSRRSFLEFGGVAGVSGLGLGNLLQAREATAASVGRTPQDTSVIFVWLPGGPPHMETYDMKPDAPSDYRGLFSPIKTNVPGLDVSELLPMHAKIADKFSLIRSIHHDFADHGGGHKRFLTGRDPAKPTGFVNDSPCVGSMASLDLEHRRQTGGLPNYVVLGSGRVNNVDTFSFGSAYLGNHTHPFRISTDPNKDDFQVPNISIDQSMSDRLSDRVGLLQQIDNLRREIDYQSSMHSMDSFRQKAVQMLTSTRVREAFDMSQESDSVRDRFGRHGWGQRALLARRLVERGVPWVTVVMENPYQSGISMPQYGTYNWDSHAVNCHLFDDAKIRLPIYDNTITAMIEDLYARGLDRKVLLVVTGEFGRTPRISQQVGSKTKISQPGRDHWPRAMSMLVSGGGLRTGQVIGATNNKGEEPIHRAMSPNDLWATVYRHLGIDYTQSFLDHSGRPMPMLPFGEPIPELI
- a CDS encoding GGDEF domain-containing protein; the protein is MPLSQATIFLIGVCVGALLFALGGWTGYAWGRRRGRRDATAPLQGAELLGIIDALSQWTSEYSGNVTRYQDELSSAARVVQDTIEAGNPQTTPIVKVLDDIMTSNQSLKQRLDDAERQLEKQTRSIEAYISEARTDALTQLPNRRAVDQRLDEMFSAWQKGGPGFVIAMIDVDHFKQINDRYGHPEGDAVLRQMAQLLTNHIEGAYMVARFGGEEFVALMPTPLRVAADRLDRFRKIVANQTVTVGEQSIQFTISIGVAECRNDLLIGPIVRRADEALYAAKGMGRNRVYFHDGKQPTLVGAPEVAV
- a CDS encoding POT family MFS transporter translates to MSNASQPTNQKFQTTPYPIDTMPPGIPYIVGNEAAERFSFYGMKAILTVFMTTYLLGGNGETDPMSEGDAKFWVHVFVMAAYFTPLIGAFVADWLFGKYKTILWLSILYCFGHLALALNETRIGLAVGLGLIAFGTGAIKPCVSAHVGDQFGSKNSHMLEKVFGWFYVAINLGAFASTLLTPWLLDRFGPQVAFGVPGILMAVATFLFWMGRNRFVHIPARGAVVFKDAFTGDGLKALLNLAPIYILVAVFWSLFDQTASAWVLQANHMDRTILGFELLSSQIQAANPFLILILVPTFSYLIYPTITKIFPLTPLRRVGIGMFLTVGAFSISALIETAIQNGDTPSIGWQALAYIILTAAEVMVSITCLEFSYTQAPNSIKSIIMSFYMLSVSLGNFITAGVNAVISNEDGSSKLPGASYYWFFTGLMLVAAFLFIIVAYMYRGRTYIQDSGPESEVDAEASAMN
- a CDS encoding M48 family metalloprotease — protein: MPFGFGRRSNSGLKLRLMIAVGLALFSFISYLSTGQRNPITGEKQRVAMSPDQEIALGLQAAPEMAAQHGGLHPDPQARAHVDQVGGRLLRGLDDYVRVKQGTNPFQFEFHLLKDPQTINAFALPGGQVFITAALYSRLQTEGQLAGVLGHEIGHVLSRHGAQRLAKQKLTSGLVGAAGVAGGDISSAHLAQAIGQMLNMKYGRDDELESDRWGVLLTAQAGYDPRAMLGVMEILDEATGGNGPPEMMSTHPKPANRQAYIQEVLRSVFPDGIPEGLDP
- the glgC gene encoding glucose-1-phosphate adenylyltransferase, which gives rise to MIGKMQNTLAVILAGGRGSRLEPLTRDRAKPAVPFGGLYRIIDFVLSNCLNSGMRQLLLLTQYKAQSLDRHINLGWRPYFCRELGEFIDVVPPQQRIDDQWYQGTADAVYQNIYAIERERPDYVVVLAGDHIYKMNYESMVDFHIQTKADLTIGALQVDRESAKQFGVMQINEDNRVIGFQEKPEHPQTMPGDDQHCLASMGIYVFSARFLFEELCRDATLSGSRHDFGNDIIPSVIGDHRVFAFPFRDENRKRDAYWRDVGTLDAYFEANMDLITVDPQLNLYDNDWPIRTYQPNMPPPKFVFGSEGDMDRRGEALDSIVCQGSICSGGHVRRSILSPGVRVNSYADVEDSIVFEGVEVGRRAKIRRAIIDKGVVIPPETTIGHDVEADRARGFMITDSGIVVIARGEHIDGGGAFRHEIRNLSANE
- a CDS encoding caspase family protein, producing MTQNRTKDDVILVYLSGHGTTEDGNFYYVTTKVKSNDSQDIVSNGVPWQELERISRFQGRVIWMLDTCHSGSVVDAKSSVRSAKSTGNLVFAAATGRAAAIEYPQLKHGVFSYCVLQGLDGKAGGAIDASTADGEVFVDELIGYVKQSVIEITGASQRPIATPTELQNLMLPLVRVR